One Novosphingobium sp. EMRT-2 DNA segment encodes these proteins:
- a CDS encoding acyltransferase, whose amino-acid sequence MFQDGLPGKYVALALLRGNDPDTVRQIQESESADDGDEAGKAGRHRKGGRVSGQAGSGHRLVGIQLLRGLAASMVVVSHANTMMGHGEFFGLSPFPILDTGAFGVSIFFVISGFIIVFVSLNGQGDARVSTGTFAWRRFVRIVPFMWLCTLGYNLLSYAGTHQVEWGPMLRALVLSPVGELKPNVLWSLRHELIFYALFAVALLGTRRRIWLLYAWFAAPLVYAALSQAGLLSALADRPLAAEFLKVLLMGSEVGANFQFAAGFLLGILYLRSAPILRARAWAGLLVAAFAVIAADVVVEATAIPSGLWRAAAWTALAAPLVWLALVAPHEDTILSRAAEALGDASFSIYLVHNPVLLILFRLARPLAAHVPLAGLYFVFVGGAIVAGIIVHRLVERPLLAWASGRSPHFRVTGAGRAQG is encoded by the coding sequence TTGTTTCAGGACGGACTCCCAGGGAAATATGTTGCACTGGCGTTGCTGCGCGGCAACGATCCCGACACCGTCCGGCAGATTCAGGAGAGTGAAAGTGCCGACGACGGGGACGAGGCCGGCAAGGCCGGACGACATCGGAAAGGCGGTCGGGTGAGCGGTCAGGCTGGTTCGGGGCATCGCCTCGTTGGCATCCAGTTGTTGCGGGGGCTTGCGGCGTCGATGGTCGTGGTGTCGCACGCGAACACCATGATGGGACATGGCGAATTTTTCGGCCTCAGTCCGTTCCCCATCCTCGACACCGGGGCCTTCGGCGTCTCGATCTTCTTCGTCATCAGCGGCTTCATTATCGTTTTTGTTTCGCTGAACGGGCAGGGTGACGCCCGTGTGTCCACGGGCACGTTCGCCTGGCGGCGTTTCGTGCGGATCGTGCCGTTCATGTGGCTGTGCACCCTTGGCTACAATCTCCTGAGCTATGCCGGAACACATCAGGTCGAATGGGGGCCAATGCTGAGGGCACTGGTTCTGTCGCCCGTCGGGGAACTGAAGCCCAATGTGCTGTGGTCCCTGCGCCACGAACTGATCTTCTATGCCCTGTTCGCGGTGGCTTTGCTGGGAACAAGGCGCCGGATCTGGCTGCTTTATGCCTGGTTTGCGGCGCCGCTGGTTTATGCCGCGCTGTCCCAGGCCGGGTTGTTGTCCGCGCTGGCGGACAGACCGCTTGCCGCAGAGTTCCTGAAAGTCCTGCTCATGGGCAGCGAAGTTGGTGCGAACTTCCAGTTCGCTGCCGGCTTCCTGTTGGGCATCCTCTATCTGCGCTCGGCGCCGATCCTGCGTGCGCGGGCGTGGGCGGGCCTGCTGGTCGCGGCCTTCGCCGTGATCGCGGCCGATGTCGTGGTGGAAGCGACCGCCATCCCCTCCGGGCTTTGGCGGGCCGCGGCGTGGACTGCGCTGGCGGCGCCGCTCGTGTGGCTGGCGCTGGTCGCTCCCCATGAAGATACGATTCTGTCGCGCGCTGCCGAAGCCCTGGGCGACGCGTCGTTCTCGATCTATCTCGTGCACAACCCCGTGTTGCTGATTCTGTTTCGGCTCGCCCGCCCATTGGCGGCGCATGTGCCACTTGCCGGGCTGTACTTCGTGTTCGTCGGGGGCGCGATCGTTGCCGGGATCATCGTGCATCGCCTTGTGGAGCGGCCGCTGCTCGCTTGGGCATCCGGTCGATCGCCTCACTTCCGGGTGACGGGAGCGGGACGCGCCCAAGGCTGA
- a CDS encoding polysaccharide biosynthesis/export family protein — protein MQHMDSHCDQRHTVLYCECVICDPDMRKTGPGMMKVVAFLRILISAVLLCTVTACAGAPAQVVSSGDRYVANANTDTIEDYKLGAGDKIRVTVFNEPTLSGEFAVGSSGNLSLPLIGDVQGTGRTPQEVALAVQTKLADGYLRDPKVSVEVINFRPFFILGEVKAPGQYPYSAGLTVPNAVATAQGFTPRAARGIVYIRRAGTTEEVAFQVSPDLRVLPGDTIRIGERYF, from the coding sequence ATGCAACACATGGATAGTCATTGTGATCAACGTCATACTGTTCTATACTGCGAATGCGTAATATGTGACCCTGACATGAGGAAGACCGGACCGGGCATGATGAAAGTTGTTGCTTTCCTTCGCATCCTGATCAGCGCAGTTCTGCTTTGCACGGTGACCGCCTGCGCGGGCGCGCCAGCACAGGTCGTTTCCTCTGGCGATCGCTATGTCGCGAACGCGAACACGGATACCATCGAGGATTACAAGCTTGGCGCGGGCGACAAGATTCGGGTCACGGTCTTCAACGAACCAACGCTTTCCGGGGAATTCGCGGTCGGATCATCCGGCAACCTTTCCCTGCCGCTGATCGGTGACGTGCAAGGCACGGGCCGGACGCCGCAGGAAGTGGCCCTTGCCGTGCAAACGAAGCTGGCCGATGGCTATCTGCGCGATCCGAAGGTCAGCGTCGAGGTTATCAATTTCCGGCCCTTCTTCATTCTCGGGGAAGTCAAGGCGCCTGGCCAGTATCCCTATTCCGCAGGCCTGACGGTTCCCAACGCCGTCGCCACCGCGCAGGGCTTCACCCCGCGCGCAGCGCGCGGCATCGTCTATATCAGGCGGGCAGGCACCACCGAGGAAGTGGCGTTTCAAGTCAGTCCTGATCTTCGAGTTTTGCCGGGCGATACCATTCGCATCGGCGAGCGTTATTTCTAA
- a CDS encoding outer membrane beta-barrel protein encodes MKRFNIIGSFTLALVATAVATSAHAQSASGSVLIDTAIPPDFDKGRNVSVQEKARPDYDPLGINVGSLNVFPSLSTYAGLTDNVLLSGSNRDTDGFAGISPALRVESDWNRHQLRARARGDFQRFFSTPRRNQNNWDLGVLSRLDVRSDIAVTPEFQIGRIYETPFSGGIQSDFTVLSSYLRTYAALRGSYQAGQARTTLAFDWTNLDFSTINVGNGTIRSQRDRNREAWRVTGQVEYALTPSATVFGQLGYERVDYDNLLLSGDPNRSSDAVRFLAGMNLDLAGLLRGSIGVGYTHRKYDTPSLYPTLDGFAAQVRLEYFPSELTTLSLSASRTIEDSNILGTTGYFDNRIRAQIDHEMLRNLILSGSVDYSHQNYVGTNLKNDVVGVRGQARYLANRRLNLNSTISYTSRNRNGAGLGSDFDEFRVLFGATLQY; translated from the coding sequence GTGAAACGGTTCAACATCATCGGTTCGTTCACGCTGGCGCTCGTCGCCACGGCCGTGGCGACCTCGGCTCACGCCCAATCGGCGAGCGGTTCCGTCCTGATCGATACCGCGATACCGCCGGATTTCGACAAGGGCCGCAACGTTAGCGTACAGGAAAAGGCTCGCCCGGATTACGATCCGCTGGGCATCAACGTTGGCTCCTTGAACGTTTTCCCCTCGCTGAGCACCTATGCCGGACTCACCGACAACGTCCTGCTTTCCGGCAGCAACCGCGATACCGATGGCTTCGCCGGCATCAGCCCTGCGCTGCGCGTCGAATCCGACTGGAACCGCCACCAGCTGCGCGCGCGCGCGCGTGGCGATTTCCAGCGCTTTTTCAGCACGCCGCGCCGCAACCAGAACAACTGGGATCTTGGCGTGCTCAGCCGGCTGGATGTACGTTCAGACATCGCCGTCACCCCGGAATTCCAGATCGGCCGCATCTATGAAACGCCATTCTCGGGCGGCATTCAGAGCGATTTTACGGTCCTTTCAAGCTACTTGCGCACCTATGCCGCCTTGCGGGGCAGCTATCAGGCCGGCCAGGCGCGCACGACGCTGGCCTTCGACTGGACCAATCTCGATTTCAGCACGATCAACGTGGGCAACGGCACGATCCGCAGCCAGCGGGACCGCAATCGCGAGGCATGGCGCGTCACCGGGCAGGTCGAGTACGCGCTTACCCCAAGCGCCACTGTCTTCGGCCAGTTGGGTTACGAACGCGTCGATTATGACAATCTGCTGCTCAGTGGCGATCCCAACCGGTCATCGGATGCGGTCCGCTTCCTCGCGGGGATGAATCTCGATCTGGCGGGCCTGCTGCGCGGTTCGATCGGCGTGGGCTACACGCACCGCAAATATGATACCCCCTCGCTCTATCCCACGCTCGATGGCTTCGCGGCGCAGGTCCGGCTGGAATACTTCCCGTCCGAACTCACCACGCTTTCGCTGTCCGCAAGCCGCACGATCGAGGATTCGAACATTCTGGGCACGACCGGCTATTTCGACAACCGGATACGAGCACAGATCGATCATGAGATGCTGCGCAATCTTATCTTAAGCGGTTCGGTGGACTATTCGCACCAGAACTATGTCGGAACGAACCTGAAGAATGATGTCGTCGGAGTTCGCGGGCAGGCTCGCTATCTGGCGAATCGCAGGCTGAATCTGAATTCGACGATTTCCTACACCAGCCGCAACCGCAACGGGGCGGGGTTGGGTTCCGATTTCGACGAGTTCCGCGTCCTGTTCGGCGCAACGCTGCAATACTGA